Proteins from one Brevibacillus humidisoli genomic window:
- a CDS encoding ATP-binding cassette domain-containing protein, translated as MMEPILQVDHVSKKYGAGKQQVQAVESVTFSIHRGETFGLIGESGCGKSTLGKMIVGLEPPTTGEVRYQGMSLWLNHRFQRQKPGDIQIVFQDPQSSLDPRMTIREIIREPLLALPAGERKEKGRDERLHQLIKRVGLKEEQLSRYPHEFSGGQRQRIAIARALITDPQFVVLDEPTSALDVSVQAQVLNLLKDLKRERNLTYLFISHNMAVIRYMCDRMAVMYKGNIVEQGGTAEIFEHSTHDYTKTLLSSLPSLYQQKEVESHL; from the coding sequence ATGATGGAACCAATCTTGCAAGTAGACCACGTTTCAAAAAAATACGGGGCAGGGAAGCAGCAGGTACAGGCCGTAGAGAGTGTTACGTTTTCCATTCACAGGGGAGAGACGTTTGGCTTGATCGGTGAATCGGGCTGCGGCAAAAGCACACTGGGAAAGATGATCGTCGGGTTAGAGCCTCCTACGACGGGAGAAGTGAGGTACCAGGGAATGTCGTTATGGTTGAACCACCGTTTTCAGCGACAGAAACCGGGAGATATTCAGATCGTGTTCCAGGACCCGCAGTCCTCGCTTGATCCGCGCATGACGATTCGTGAGATTATTCGGGAGCCGCTGCTGGCGTTGCCTGCGGGGGAACGGAAAGAAAAGGGGAGAGATGAGCGGCTGCACCAGTTGATCAAGCGAGTCGGACTGAAAGAGGAGCAGCTTTCCCGTTATCCGCATGAATTCAGCGGCGGGCAGCGGCAGCGGATCGCCATCGCTCGTGCCTTGATAACCGATCCGCAGTTCGTCGTCCTGGATGAGCCAACCTCCGCCCTCGATGTGTCGGTACAGGCACAGGTGCTCAATCTATTGAAGGACCTAAAACGAGAGCGGAATCTCACCTACTTGTTCATCTCGCACAATATGGCGGTGATCCGTTACATGTGTGATCGGATGGCTGTGATGTACAAGGGCAATATCGTCGAACAGGGCGGCACGGCCGAGATATTTGAACACTCAACTCACGATTACACCAAAACACTGCTCTCCTCGTTGCCCAGCCTCTACCAGCAAAAGGAGGTAGAGTCTCATCTTTAA
- a CDS encoding helix-turn-helix domain-containing protein, producing MTLNQVAKTTGLSASLLSQIERGLVDPTVGTFWRICEALDVPINRFFMRPEQQDPVIRREQRKTIHLRNTNVRYHVLTPIDQGKIEFLLVEIEPGESVYHELVSHSGEECGFVMKGELKVLLRDQEYHLYEGDSIAFPSTSPHRYLNPGKEVSLSIWARAT from the coding sequence TTGACGCTGAACCAGGTAGCCAAGACAACGGGCTTAAGCGCCAGTCTTCTCTCACAGATTGAGCGTGGTCTGGTCGACCCCACGGTGGGGACCTTCTGGCGAATCTGTGAAGCGCTTGATGTGCCGATTAACCGATTTTTCATGAGACCGGAACAACAGGACCCGGTCATCCGCCGGGAGCAGCGAAAGACGATTCATCTGCGCAATACTAACGTCAGATACCACGTGTTGACCCCGATCGACCAGGGGAAAATCGAGTTCCTGCTGGTGGAGATTGAACCGGGCGAATCAGTCTATCACGAACTGGTCTCCCACTCGGGTGAGGAGTGCGGATTTGTGATGAAAGGCGAATTGAAAGTGCTGCTGCGCGATCAGGAGTACCATCTCTACGAAGGAGACAGCATCGCCTTCCCCAGTACATCGCCGCACCGTTATCTCAATCCCGGCAAAGAGGTGTCGCTCTCGATCTGGGCGAGGGCGACCTGA
- a CDS encoding SpoVR family protein — protein MYEGLKELERSIEEITEIAKGFGLDFYPMRYEICPADVIYTFGAYGMPTRFSHWSFGKSFYRMKLQYDLNLSKIYELVINSNPCYAFLLDGNSLIQNKLIVAHVLAHCDFFKNNARFSNTNRDMVESMAASSERIRQYEISYGKEEVETFLDACLAIQEHIDPSLLRFKVGWKKETEEKNTGTQSRAQVRTPYDDLWGLDQGEQPQPSPSSKVPRRFPPEPEKDLLLFIQEHSSVLEEWQRDIMTIIRDEMLYFWPQLETKIMNEGWASYWHTRILREMDLSEAETIEFARLHASVVQPSLTGINPYHLGLKMFEDIERRYDNPTAEEQERFGRKPGGGRAKIFEVRELESDSSFIRNYLTKELVTDLDLYLFGKQGNDWVVTDKDWEQIRDSLVASRVNGGFPYIAVHDGDYLRSGELYLRHQYEGMELDVKYVEKTMPYVYQLWGKTVHLETKMEDRLVQFTYDGKKVHRRFL, from the coding sequence ATGTACGAAGGATTGAAAGAGTTGGAACGTTCCATTGAGGAGATTACCGAGATCGCCAAGGGGTTTGGACTCGATTTTTATCCGATGCGCTATGAGATTTGCCCAGCCGACGTGATCTATACATTTGGTGCTTATGGAATGCCGACACGATTCTCTCATTGGAGTTTCGGAAAGTCCTTTTACAGGATGAAGCTGCAGTACGATCTCAACCTGAGCAAGATCTACGAACTGGTGATCAACTCCAACCCGTGCTACGCCTTCCTGTTGGACGGCAACTCGTTGATCCAGAACAAGCTGATCGTCGCCCATGTTTTGGCCCACTGCGACTTTTTCAAGAACAACGCCCGCTTTTCCAATACCAATCGGGATATGGTAGAGAGCATGGCTGCCAGTTCGGAGCGGATTCGCCAGTATGAGATCAGCTACGGGAAAGAGGAGGTGGAGACCTTCCTCGATGCCTGCTTGGCCATCCAGGAGCACATCGATCCCAGCCTGTTGCGCTTCAAGGTAGGCTGGAAAAAGGAAACGGAGGAGAAAAACACGGGGACCCAATCGAGGGCACAGGTGAGAACGCCCTATGACGATTTATGGGGGCTTGATCAGGGAGAGCAACCCCAACCGTCCCCGTCAAGCAAAGTGCCGCGCCGTTTTCCACCAGAACCGGAAAAGGATCTGCTGCTGTTCATTCAGGAGCACAGCAGTGTGCTGGAGGAGTGGCAGCGGGACATTATGACGATCATCCGCGACGAAATGCTTTACTTCTGGCCCCAGTTGGAGACCAAGATCATGAATGAAGGATGGGCTAGCTATTGGCATACCCGGATATTGCGTGAGATGGATCTAAGCGAAGCAGAGACGATTGAATTCGCCAGACTGCATGCTTCCGTCGTGCAGCCATCGCTAACCGGCATCAATCCGTACCACCTGGGGCTGAAGATGTTTGAGGACATCGAACGGCGCTACGACAATCCGACGGCAGAGGAACAGGAGAGGTTCGGTCGAAAACCGGGCGGCGGTCGGGCCAAGATCTTTGAAGTGCGAGAGTTGGAGTCGGACAGCAGCTTCATCCGCAATTACCTGACCAAGGAACTGGTGACCGATCTTGATCTTTATCTGTTTGGCAAGCAGGGGAATGATTGGGTGGTGACAGATAAGGACTGGGAACAGATTCGGGATTCTCTGGTCGCTTCTCGTGTCAACGGCGGTTTTCCCTATATTGCGGTGCACGATGGCGATTACCTGCGCTCCGGGGAGCTTTACCTAAGGCATCAGTATGAGGGGATGGAACTTGACGTCAAGTACGTGGAGAAGACAATGCCCTATGTCTACCAGCTGTGGGGCAAGACGGTCCATCTGGAGACGAAGATGGAGGATCGCCTCGTGCAGTTTACGTACGACGGAAAAAAAGTGCATCGCCGCTTTTTGTAG
- the asnB gene encoding asparagine synthase (glutamine-hydrolyzing) — protein sequence MCGIVAMLSRQTQIRSTVLDRATRQLAHRGPDCQRTWLSETGKVGLGHARLSIIDLQTGDQPIASEDERLRIVVNGEFYDYERIQRELEKRGHRLRTRSDSEIALHLYEENGIGFMEHLRGEFALVLWDEQEQRLVAARDRFGIKPLFYTVQDDVLYIASEMKALFAAGVIAKWDEQSYYQHLLFYKHLDRSLFKDIHQVPPGHLLLATQHGIELKRYWDHDYPLLAETEERSEAEYIEEVRAALHESIRLRMRADVPVGFHLSGGVDSSAVLGMAAQHRTDPLQAFTVTFAEKAYDESEVARETASFVGADFHPIPLDYADFADHVVKAVWHAETIGINMNGVARYLKSKVLHERGIRVVLSGDGADELFAGYIFSRLDILLAGLEGLSEAEKLARLEEFLVHNPSFNHLPVASYLDQSLTSFQQRLGYTPTWILASHTSRSPLRQLLAPDYLDRLGDYDPHREFVERLDIEGQLAGRDRVKQVLYTWNKSILPNQILFADRLDMSHGVEVRMPMLDHKLFEVVRKLPSWMLINNYKEKYALREAAKPYLTKTVYDRPKQPFNAPPSTLQTDNKLFALAQDMLRSSVMDDVPFYDKKQIVGLLDQLPKMDQRQRVNTDAVLLLVLTTCLLQDLYVNASRSQSVTG from the coding sequence ATGTGTGGCATTGTTGCTATGTTGTCAAGGCAGACCCAGATCCGTTCAACTGTTCTGGATCGGGCTACCCGTCAGCTCGCCCATCGAGGTCCTGACTGCCAGCGGACGTGGCTATCCGAGACAGGGAAGGTAGGACTGGGACACGCACGTCTCAGTATCATCGACTTGCAGACGGGAGATCAACCGATTGCCAGTGAAGATGAACGGCTGCGTATCGTCGTCAACGGCGAGTTCTACGACTACGAACGCATCCAGCGGGAATTGGAGAAAAGGGGTCACCGGTTGCGGACGCGGTCCGACAGTGAGATCGCTCTCCATTTGTACGAAGAAAACGGTATTGGATTTATGGAACACTTGCGCGGCGAGTTTGCGCTGGTTTTGTGGGATGAACAGGAGCAACGCTTGGTGGCAGCGAGAGACCGATTTGGGATAAAGCCGCTGTTTTACACCGTGCAGGATGATGTTCTGTACATTGCTTCCGAGATGAAGGCGCTGTTTGCAGCCGGCGTTATTGCCAAGTGGGATGAACAATCGTACTACCAGCACCTGCTGTTTTACAAGCACCTCGACCGAAGCTTGTTTAAAGACATCCACCAGGTTCCGCCGGGACATCTGCTGCTGGCAACCCAACATGGGATTGAGCTGAAGCGCTACTGGGACCATGATTATCCTCTGCTGGCAGAGACGGAGGAGCGCAGTGAAGCGGAGTACATAGAGGAAGTAAGAGCAGCCTTGCATGAAAGCATCAGGCTGCGGATGAGGGCCGATGTGCCCGTCGGGTTTCACCTCAGCGGCGGAGTCGATTCGTCGGCGGTATTGGGCATGGCAGCCCAGCACCGAACCGATCCGTTGCAGGCATTTACCGTCACCTTTGCAGAAAAAGCGTACGATGAAAGTGAAGTGGCCAGGGAGACGGCTTCTTTTGTCGGGGCCGATTTCCACCCGATTCCGCTCGATTATGCCGATTTTGCCGACCACGTGGTGAAGGCGGTCTGGCATGCGGAAACGATTGGCATCAATATGAACGGTGTCGCCCGCTATCTGAAAAGCAAAGTGCTGCATGAGCGGGGGATTCGTGTCGTGCTCTCCGGTGACGGTGCCGACGAGTTGTTCGCCGGGTACATTTTTTCACGACTGGACATCTTGCTCGCCGGTCTGGAAGGACTGAGCGAAGCGGAGAAACTTGCCCGACTGGAAGAGTTTTTGGTACATAACCCATCGTTTAACCATTTGCCGGTCGCCAGTTATCTGGATCAATCGTTGACCAGCTTCCAACAGCGATTGGGCTACACGCCTACTTGGATTCTGGCGTCTCATACCAGCCGCAGCCCGTTGCGGCAATTGCTTGCGCCCGATTATCTCGATCGGCTGGGCGATTACGACCCGCATCGGGAATTTGTGGAGCGGTTGGATATTGAGGGACAATTGGCCGGACGTGACCGGGTAAAGCAGGTCCTCTACACCTGGAACAAGTCGATTTTGCCCAACCAGATCTTGTTTGCCGATCGATTGGACATGTCTCACGGGGTAGAAGTGCGCATGCCGATGTTGGATCACAAGCTGTTCGAGGTGGTTCGCAAGCTGCCTTCCTGGATGCTGATCAACAACTACAAAGAGAAGTACGCCCTGCGGGAAGCGGCAAAGCCGTATCTGACCAAAACCGTGTACGATCGGCCCAAGCAGCCTTTCAATGCTCCGCCGTCCACGCTGCAGACGGACAACAAGCTGTTTGCGCTAGCCCAGGATATGCTGCGCAGCAGCGTAATGGATGATGTGCCTTTCTATGACAAGAAACAGATTGTCGGACTGCTTGATCAATTGCCCAAGATGGATCAACGCCAGCGGGTCAATACGGACGCCGTCCTTCTGCTGGTGCTGACCACTTGCCTGCTGCAGGACCTGTACGTCAATGCCAGCCGCAGTCAGTCCGTGACGGGATAA
- a CDS encoding MDR family MFS transporter has translation MNRIRAFYHSFHPIVHTLLLGIVLVSVARGMSIPFLAVYLATTTQLDAGMIGLIIGAGAIAGTFGGFVGGTLSDFIGRKKVLIGTLYVFALVFFGFVLTANVLVIFLLNIFLSLCISFFDPVSKALMGDLTPPEKRMRLFSFRYTAVNIGFAIGPLIGTALALIDQRVPFLIGAVIYLLYVVFLQFAFRYFAYEDVQTTAEEKITVRSAVEVIRYDRVLGFFILGSIFTMTVMGEMSVTLSQYLKNSFVDGVQLFAILMSVNSVVVILLQYSLTKWAERFTPLTNIVMGSILLAISELGFAYSGNWTFFILSMIVFTLGEILIVPSEYIIVDRITPDGMRGTYYGAHTFNGFGNFIGPWFGGILLTSYGGATMFQSFGLIALLSIFFFWRGQKMYDAKQSKTLSALEG, from the coding sequence ATGAATCGAATCAGAGCATTTTATCACTCTTTTCACCCGATTGTGCACACGCTGTTGCTGGGAATCGTGCTGGTATCGGTGGCCAGGGGGATGAGCATTCCCTTCCTGGCGGTATATCTCGCCACGACGACACAGTTGGACGCGGGGATGATTGGCTTGATCATTGGGGCCGGCGCGATTGCCGGCACCTTCGGGGGCTTCGTCGGGGGGACGTTATCTGATTTTATCGGGCGGAAAAAAGTGCTGATCGGTACGCTTTACGTGTTTGCGCTCGTTTTTTTCGGCTTTGTCTTAACAGCCAACGTCCTGGTGATTTTTCTGCTGAACATTTTCCTGAGCCTATGTATCTCCTTTTTTGACCCTGTGTCCAAAGCGCTGATGGGTGATTTGACACCGCCGGAGAAACGGATGCGCCTTTTCTCTTTCCGCTACACGGCCGTCAATATCGGGTTTGCGATCGGACCGCTGATCGGGACTGCGCTTGCGTTGATTGACCAGCGGGTGCCCTTTTTGATCGGTGCCGTAATTTATCTGCTGTATGTGGTGTTCTTACAGTTCGCCTTCCGGTATTTTGCCTATGAGGACGTGCAGACGACAGCAGAAGAAAAGATTACCGTGCGCAGTGCGGTAGAAGTGATTCGGTACGACCGCGTGCTGGGATTTTTTATCCTGGGCAGTATTTTTACGATGACGGTAATGGGAGAGATGTCGGTAACCCTGTCGCAGTACTTGAAAAACAGCTTTGTTGACGGTGTGCAGCTGTTTGCGATCCTGATGAGTGTCAACTCCGTCGTCGTGATTCTGCTCCAGTATTCTTTGACAAAATGGGCGGAGCGCTTCACGCCGCTGACCAACATCGTGATGGGCAGCATCTTGCTCGCTATCTCCGAATTGGGATTTGCCTATTCGGGAAACTGGACCTTTTTCATTCTGTCGATGATTGTCTTCACCTTGGGCGAGATTCTGATCGTTCCGTCGGAATACATCATTGTCGACCGAATTACACCTGACGGCATGCGCGGCACATACTACGGCGCCCATACCTTTAACGGCTTTGGCAACTTCATCGGCCCCTGGTTTGGCGGGATTTTGCTGACCAGCTACGGTGGCGCCACCATGTTCCAATCGTTTGGGCTGATCGCCCTGTTGAGCATCTTCTTTTTCTGGCGCGGCCAAAAAATGTATGACGCAAAACAAAGCAAAACCTTGTCCGCTCTGGAAGGCTGA
- a CDS encoding penicillin acylase family protein, with amino-acid sequence MQGGETDAIQLQQAVRNSMSQTSGEINLPGLQQNVTVYRDERGVPHIEAASLSDLYMAQGFVTAQDRLWQMDMSRRLTSGRMAEVFGPDYVPSDLHYRKLQLSKAAEESLDRCSAAVREILERFSAGINAYIRQASEQGSLPLEFVLLDYQPEPWTPLDTMLIGKLLAASLSENLKAEIYRDQLRSRVGDERAKELWPVYPEDGYVTIPSGDLADGCTQLDESPLLPENKRLDLSGLLRLLSGSSQGNGSNGWVVSGKLTKSGKPLLANDPHLDYEVPAIWYQTHLNLQTEAGERLNVIGVTLPGVPGIVLGHNDQIAWGVTNAIADTQDLFLEKFHPANLQLVMHQGKWEDVTVVRETIRVRGGADIPLDVRITRHGPILTEVESHDDPDAAVYGLALRWTAYGASAEIEAFLELNKAKNWEECRECLRKIESPVLNVLFAAVDGTIALRTAGSIPIRARGDGLVPVPGWTDEYEWNGFIPFEEMPEVVNPEQGFIVSANNKITDDAYPYLISAAWDTPYRAKRIADQLQRGRELTVEEMSSLQGDLANEQADTILPILLEVLQRQSLSPDEQEAVHILKTWDRLDEAHQAAPLLYHVWDLSLRKHLYEPQMGADLYALMADGTNVTDQMLRRAAEGQESSWIKEAGEFDLLVYQSFQAALQHVISLQGHDSRKWRWGDYHQLRFAHPLSSLLERIGATADVPAYPVGGSRQTVCLMGFAESGRVLSGASWRQVVDLAALDRQSYDILTPGQSGQVGSRWYADQAPLHVKGELRPQLFRPEEYRTGEKLVLHP; translated from the coding sequence ATGCAAGGGGGAGAAACAGATGCCATCCAACTGCAGCAGGCGGTCCGCAACAGCATGTCACAAACATCCGGTGAAATCAACCTTCCCGGACTGCAACAAAACGTGACGGTATACCGCGATGAGCGGGGCGTACCGCATATCGAAGCAGCCAGCTTGTCTGATTTGTACATGGCTCAAGGATTTGTCACCGCCCAGGATCGCTTGTGGCAGATGGATATGTCCAGGCGGCTGACGAGTGGGCGTATGGCAGAAGTATTTGGTCCGGACTATGTTCCGTCCGATCTGCACTATCGGAAGCTGCAGTTGAGCAAGGCGGCTGAGGAGTCTCTTGACAGGTGTTCTGCGGCTGTGCGGGAGATTCTGGAGCGTTTCTCTGCGGGAATCAACGCGTATATCAGGCAGGCAAGCGAGCAGGGCAGTCTGCCGCTGGAATTCGTCCTGCTGGACTATCAGCCGGAACCGTGGACACCGCTTGACACCATGCTGATCGGCAAACTGCTTGCAGCCAGCCTGAGTGAAAACCTGAAAGCGGAGATTTATCGCGACCAGTTGCGCAGCCGGGTAGGAGATGAGCGGGCCAAAGAGCTATGGCCTGTCTATCCTGAGGACGGCTATGTGACGATTCCATCTGGCGATCTAGCGGATGGCTGCACGCAGCTTGATGAGTCGCCGCTCCTGCCTGAAAACAAACGCCTTGATCTGAGCGGCCTACTTCGTCTATTGAGCGGATCGAGTCAGGGAAACGGCTCCAATGGCTGGGTTGTCTCCGGAAAGCTGACCAAGTCGGGCAAACCGCTGCTGGCCAACGATCCACATCTCGACTACGAGGTTCCTGCGATCTGGTATCAGACGCACCTGAATCTGCAGACGGAAGCCGGGGAGAGGCTCAATGTGATCGGTGTCACCCTGCCCGGTGTGCCGGGGATCGTCCTTGGCCACAATGACCAGATTGCCTGGGGCGTGACCAATGCGATTGCCGATACCCAGGATCTCTTTCTGGAAAAGTTCCACCCGGCCAACCTGCAACTGGTGATGCATCAGGGCAAGTGGGAGGATGTGACGGTCGTTCGGGAAACGATCCGGGTAAGAGGGGGCGCGGATATTCCGCTGGATGTGCGCATCACCCGACATGGTCCGATACTGACCGAGGTGGAGTCCCATGATGACCCTGATGCTGCTGTCTACGGCTTGGCGCTGCGCTGGACCGCCTATGGCGCCAGTGCTGAAATCGAGGCGTTCTTGGAACTGAACAAGGCGAAAAACTGGGAAGAATGCCGGGAGTGCTTGCGCAAGATTGAGTCTCCCGTGTTAAACGTGCTGTTTGCTGCTGTGGACGGAACGATCGCTTTGCGCACGGCGGGAAGCATTCCGATCCGGGCCAGAGGAGATGGGTTGGTTCCGGTTCCCGGCTGGACGGATGAGTACGAGTGGAACGGTTTTATTCCCTTTGAAGAAATGCCGGAAGTGGTCAATCCGGAGCAAGGCTTTATCGTTTCCGCCAATAACAAGATTACGGACGACGCTTATCCCTACCTGATATCGGCCGCTTGGGATACGCCGTACCGGGCGAAGCGGATTGCCGATCAACTGCAGCGCGGGAGGGAACTGACGGTAGAGGAGATGAGCTCGCTGCAGGGAGATCTGGCAAATGAACAGGCTGACACCATCCTGCCTATCTTGTTGGAGGTGCTCCAGCGACAATCGTTGTCACCAGATGAGCAGGAGGCTGTACACATCCTGAAAACATGGGATCGTCTGGACGAGGCTCATCAAGCGGCTCCCCTGCTGTATCATGTGTGGGATCTCTCCCTGCGCAAACATCTATATGAACCGCAGATGGGCGCAGACTTGTATGCCTTGATGGCAGACGGTACCAATGTGACCGACCAGATGCTGCGGCGCGCGGCAGAAGGGCAGGAAAGCAGTTGGATCAAGGAGGCGGGTGAATTCGACCTGCTTGTCTACCAAAGTTTTCAAGCGGCCTTGCAGCATGTGATCTCTCTGCAGGGCCACGATTCCCGGAAGTGGCGGTGGGGCGATTATCATCAGCTCCGTTTCGCACATCCGTTAAGCAGTTTGCTGGAGCGGATAGGAGCAACTGCGGATGTCCCTGCATACCCGGTTGGCGGAAGCAGGCAGACAGTCTGCCTGATGGGCTTTGCAGAATCGGGACGGGTGCTGAGCGGAGCCTCCTGGAGACAGGTGGTCGATCTGGCTGCTCTCGACCGTCAATCCTATGATATTCTCACACCCGGACAATCAGGACAGGTGGGCAGCCGCTGGTACGCCGATCAGGCCCCGCTGCATGTGAAAGGAGAGTTGCGTCCCCAATTGTTCCGACCGGAAGAGTACCGAACAGGGGAAAAACTGGTTCTTCACCCGTAA